GCTCTGCGGCTTGCCTTCTTCTCCTCTCGCCCACTCAATAGATTCAAGCAGGCGGCTTGCATTCTCCGGCGTACTGAGCAGATAAAGCGTTTCCTGCAACGACGACAAATCATCCGCAGGTAACACAGCAAGATCCTCTTTCCCCCGACGTTTCAGGATAACCGTCTCGCGATCTGCAATAATCCTGTCCCATAATTTGGCCAGATTCTGTCGGGCATCGCTGTAAGAAATAGTGCTCATATCCAAACCTGTACAATATTGTTGTACAACTCAATACAATGATCGGTCAACCAGGTTTCAATCTATATAAACTTCTCGATCAAAATACTTTCAGGATTTGCTTCGCAATCCCCTTATCTACCACAGATAAAGCAACGACAGCACATGCCCTGGTCCGTCAAAACCGTCGTCGAAAGGCATAAACGCGTAATCAAACAAGAAGCCGTTGGAGCCGAGGCCGCCGCCGATGGTGATGCCGCGCAGGGCGTCGTTGGTTACGTAGCCGGCGCGTACCGTAACAAGCTCAACCACTTCTGCGGCCAATCCCAGGTGGTAACGGGTTGTTTCTGATGGGAAAATGTGTGAGACTTCGCCGGTTACAAATGCGTTGAGCAGCACGGTGCCATCAGCCATTGCCAGTACACGGAAGGGATACAGTGATACACCGGCACGCAACGTCCGAGGCAATTCAGTCGCCACTTCCGCCAGGTCGCTCATCTCACCCACATTCTGTAACGCCACACCTACCTTTACACCGTCGCGCAGCAGGTCTGCCTGCATGCCAAAATCAAATGCATAGCCCGTGGCGGAATTGGTAAAAATCCGCTCGGAGAGGTACTTCACCGTTGTGCCCAGGCGAACAGGCCCAAAAGATCTTCCATAGGATGCACCAACACTCACAAACTGCGCATCAAATACACCATCTGGACTGCCCGGGTTTTCGCGGGCTTCGAGGTCGCCGCTGTCGAGCGCTGTCAGAAAAAGG
The sequence above is a segment of the Bacteroidota bacterium genome. Coding sequences within it:
- a CDS encoding type II toxin-antitoxin system prevent-host-death family antitoxin — protein: MSTISYSDARQNLAKLWDRIIADRETVILKRRGKEDLAVLPADDLSSLQETLYLLSTPENASRLLESIEWARGEEGKPQSVEAFREALGLVDDK
- a CDS encoding PorV/PorQ family protein, translated to MKQSLFLILVLLLAGEAKGQDSGLAFLRIGTNAAAGAMGDAQVSNSDDAFSTYWNPAGLAAAKSNSAGLSHHIWVAQTRTYSLAARFSSGNNGGVGLFLTALDSGDLEARENPGSPDGVFDAQFVSVGASYGRSFGPVRLGTTVKYLSERIFTNSATGYAFDFGMQADLLRDGVKVGVALQNVGEMSDLAEVATELPRTLRAGVSLYPFRVLAMADGTVLLNAFVTGEVSHIFPSETTRYHLGLAAEVVELVTVRAGYVTNDALRGITIGGGLGSNGFLFDYAFMPFDDGFDGPGHVLSLLYLW